Proteins encoded in a region of the Paucibacter sediminis genome:
- a CDS encoding nitrate reductase subunit alpha, with translation MSHFLDRLSYFAQPKEDFADGHGRTTGEDRTWEDAYRARWQHDKIVRSTHGTNCTGSCSWKIYVKGGIVTWETQQTDYPRTRPDLPNHEPRGCARGASYSWYLYSANRVKYPMVRGSLLKHWRAARAVAKSPVDAWTNIVENTDQRREWQQDRGLGGFVRSSWDEVNEIIASANIYTIKKHGPDRVIGFSPIPAMSMISYAAGSRYLSLLGGVCMSFYDWYCDLPPASPQIWGEQTDVPESADWYNSNYIIAWGSNVPQTRTPDAHFFTEVRYKGAKTVAITPDYAEISKLADIWMHPKQGTDAAIAMAMGHVILKEFYFDKRSAYFDDYARRYTDLPLLVKMKKQVTADGRELLVPDRYLRASDFGGKLGQDNNPEWKTVAFDTAGKVVLPNGSIGFRWGAGERPDLGKWNLESKEAIHDGDVKLKLSIIEDGAQAHEVAEIGFPYFGGIESPQFTANKQQDVLSRNVPVVRLKLGKHEDAEEALVATVFDLQVAQYGINRGLGDDTPTSYDDNKAYTPAWAESITGVKREQIITVGRQFADNADKTRGKSMVIIGAAMNHWYHCDMNYRGIINMLMMCGCIGQSGGGWAHYVGQEKLRPQTGWTALAFALDWIRPPRQMNSTSFFYAHTDQWRYEKLDVTEVLSPLADKKAYGGSLIDYNVRAERMGWLPSAPQLQTNPIQAVKDAQAAGMDAKDYAVKALKDGSLRMSCEDPDHPANWPRNMFVWRSNILGSSGKGHEYFLKHLLGTTNGVQGKDLGQDDAKPEEVEWHAKAPEGKLDLLVTLDFRMSTTCLYSDIVLPTATWYEKNDLNTSDMHPFIHPLSTAVDPAWQARSDWEIYKGFAKKLSELCVGHLGVEKELVLTPLMHDSPAELAQPFGVAEWKKGECELIPGKTAPSIAVVERDYPNLYKRFTALGPLMNKAGNGGKGIGWDTKTEVEQLGDLNGRVREEGVTLGMPRIETDIDATEVVLSLAPETNGHVAVKAWEALGKQTGLDHTHLALHREDEKIRFRDIQAQPRKIISSPTWSGLESEKVSYNAGYTNVHELIPWRTLTGRQQFYQDHPWMQAFGEGFSSYRPPVDLKTLVDVHNVKPNGNKEIALNFITPHQKWGIHSTYSDNLMMLTLNRGGSVIWLSEDDASKAGIVDNDWVELFNSNGAIAARAVVSQRVNPGMVLMYHSQEKIINTPGSEITGTRGGIHNSVTRIVTKPTHMIGGYAQLAYGFNYYGTIGTNRDEFVLVRKMAKVDWMDDEAAAEGAHA, from the coding sequence ATGAGTCATTTCCTCGACCGCCTGAGCTATTTCGCTCAACCGAAAGAAGACTTCGCCGACGGCCATGGCCGCACCACCGGTGAAGACCGCACCTGGGAAGACGCCTACCGGGCGCGCTGGCAGCACGACAAGATCGTGCGCTCCACCCACGGCACCAACTGCACGGGCTCCTGCTCGTGGAAGATCTATGTGAAGGGCGGCATCGTCACCTGGGAAACCCAGCAGACCGACTACCCGCGCACCCGCCCGGACCTGCCCAACCACGAGCCGCGCGGCTGCGCCCGCGGCGCCTCCTACAGCTGGTACCTCTACAGCGCGAACCGCGTCAAGTACCCGATGGTGCGTGGCTCCCTGCTCAAGCACTGGCGCGCCGCGCGCGCGGTGGCCAAGAGCCCGGTGGACGCCTGGACCAATATCGTCGAGAACACCGACCAGCGTCGTGAATGGCAGCAGGACCGCGGCCTGGGCGGCTTCGTGCGCTCGAGCTGGGACGAGGTCAACGAGATCATCGCCTCGGCGAATATCTACACCATCAAGAAGCATGGCCCGGATCGCGTGATCGGCTTCTCGCCGATCCCGGCCATGTCGATGATCAGTTATGCCGCCGGCAGCCGCTACCTGAGCCTCTTGGGCGGCGTGTGCATGAGCTTCTACGACTGGTACTGCGACCTGCCGCCCGCCAGCCCGCAGATCTGGGGCGAACAGACCGACGTGCCCGAGAGCGCCGACTGGTACAACTCGAACTACATCATCGCCTGGGGCTCCAACGTGCCACAGACGCGCACGCCGGACGCCCACTTCTTCACCGAGGTGCGCTACAAGGGCGCCAAGACGGTGGCGATCACGCCCGACTACGCCGAGATCTCCAAGCTGGCCGACATCTGGATGCACCCCAAGCAGGGCACCGATGCGGCCATCGCGATGGCGATGGGCCATGTGATCCTGAAGGAGTTCTACTTCGACAAGCGCAGCGCCTACTTCGACGACTACGCGCGCCGCTACACCGATCTGCCGCTGCTGGTGAAGATGAAGAAGCAGGTCACGGCCGATGGCCGCGAGCTGCTGGTGCCCGACCGCTACCTGCGCGCCAGCGATTTCGGTGGCAAGCTGGGCCAGGACAACAACCCCGAGTGGAAGACCGTGGCCTTCGACACCGCCGGCAAGGTGGTGCTGCCGAATGGCTCGATCGGCTTCCGCTGGGGCGCCGGCGAGCGCCCCGACCTGGGCAAGTGGAACCTGGAATCCAAGGAAGCCATCCACGACGGCGACGTCAAGCTCAAGCTCTCCATCATCGAGGATGGCGCGCAGGCGCATGAGGTGGCCGAGATCGGCTTCCCGTATTTCGGCGGCATCGAGTCGCCGCAGTTCACCGCCAACAAGCAGCAGGACGTGCTCTCGCGCAATGTGCCGGTGGTGCGCCTCAAGCTGGGCAAGCACGAGGACGCCGAGGAGGCCCTGGTGGCCACGGTGTTCGACCTGCAGGTGGCGCAGTACGGCATCAACCGCGGCCTGGGCGACGACACCCCCACCAGCTACGACGACAACAAGGCCTACACCCCGGCCTGGGCCGAATCCATCACCGGCGTGAAGCGCGAGCAGATCATCACGGTGGGCCGCCAGTTCGCCGACAACGCCGACAAGACCCGTGGCAAGTCCATGGTCATCATCGGCGCGGCGATGAACCACTGGTACCACTGCGACATGAACTACCGCGGCATCATCAACATGCTGATGATGTGCGGTTGCATCGGCCAATCGGGCGGTGGCTGGGCGCATTACGTGGGCCAGGAAAAGCTGCGCCCGCAGACCGGCTGGACCGCGCTGGCCTTCGCGCTGGACTGGATCCGCCCGCCGCGCCAGATGAACAGCACCAGCTTCTTCTACGCCCACACCGACCAGTGGCGCTACGAGAAGCTCGATGTCACGGAGGTGCTCTCGCCGCTGGCCGACAAGAAGGCCTATGGCGGCAGCCTGATCGACTACAACGTGCGCGCCGAGCGCATGGGCTGGCTGCCGAGCGCGCCGCAGCTGCAGACCAACCCCATCCAGGCGGTGAAGGACGCACAGGCCGCCGGCATGGACGCCAAGGACTATGCGGTCAAGGCGCTCAAGGACGGCTCGCTGCGCATGAGCTGCGAGGACCCCGACCATCCCGCCAACTGGCCGCGCAATATGTTTGTGTGGCGCTCCAACATCCTAGGCTCGTCGGGCAAGGGCCACGAGTACTTCCTCAAGCATCTGCTGGGCACCACCAACGGCGTGCAGGGCAAGGACCTGGGCCAGGACGATGCCAAGCCCGAGGAAGTGGAATGGCACGCCAAGGCGCCGGAAGGCAAGCTGGACCTGCTGGTGACGCTGGACTTCCGCATGAGCACCACCTGTCTGTACTCGGACATCGTGCTGCCCACCGCCACCTGGTATGAGAAGAACGACCTCAACACCAGCGACATGCACCCCTTCATCCACCCGCTGTCCACCGCGGTGGACCCGGCCTGGCAGGCGCGCAGCGACTGGGAGATCTACAAGGGCTTTGCCAAGAAGCTGAGCGAGCTCTGCGTCGGCCATCTAGGCGTCGAGAAGGAGCTGGTGCTGACCCCGCTGATGCACGACAGCCCGGCCGAACTGGCCCAGCCCTTCGGCGTGGCGGAATGGAAGAAGGGCGAGTGCGAGCTGATCCCGGGCAAGACCGCGCCCTCGATCGCGGTGGTCGAGCGCGACTACCCCAATCTCTACAAGCGCTTCACCGCGCTGGGCCCCTTGATGAACAAGGCCGGCAACGGCGGCAAGGGCATCGGCTGGGATACCAAGACCGAGGTCGAGCAGCTGGGCGATCTGAACGGCCGGGTGCGCGAGGAGGGCGTGACCTTGGGCATGCCCAGGATCGAGACCGACATCGACGCCACCGAGGTGGTGCTGTCGCTGGCGCCCGAGACCAATGGCCATGTGGCCGTGAAGGCCTGGGAGGCGCTGGGCAAGCAGACCGGCCTGGACCATACCCATCTGGCCCTGCACCGCGAGGACGAGAAGATCCGCTTCCGCGACATCCAGGCGCAGCCGCGCAAGATCATCTCCAGCCCGACCTGGTCGGGTCTCGAGAGCGAGAAGGTGTCCTACAACGCCGGCTACACCAATGTGCATGAACTGATCCCATGGCGCACGCTGACGGGCCGCCAGCAGTTCTACCAGGACCACCCCTGGATGCAGGCCTTCGGCGAGGGCTTCTCGAGCTATCGCCCGCCGGTCGATCTGAAGACGCTGGTGGATGTGCACAACGTCAAACCGAACGGCAACAAGGAGATCGCGCTCAACTTCATCACCCCGCACCAGAAATGGGGCATCCACTCGACCTACAGCGACAACCTGATGATGTTGACGCTGAACCGCGGTGGTTCGGTGATCTGGCTCAGCGAGGACGACGCCAGCAAGGCCGGCATCGTCGACAACGACTGGGTCGAGCTCTTCAACAGCAACGGCGCGATCGCGGCGCGCGCGGTGGTGAGCCAGCGCGTCAACCCCGGCATGGTGCTGATGTACCACTCGCAGGAGAAGATCATCAACACCCCGGGCTCGGAGATCACCGGCACGCGCGGCGGCATCCACAACTCGGTGACCCGCATCGTCACCAAGCCCACCCACATGATCGGTGGCTACGCGCAGCTGGCCTACGGTTTCAACTATTACGGAACCATTGGCACCAACCGCGATGAGTTCGTGCTGGTGCGCAAGATGGCCAAGGTGGATTGGATGGACGACGAGGCAGCCGCGGAAGGAGCACACGCATGA
- the narJ gene encoding nitrate reductase molybdenum cofactor assembly chaperone produces the protein MSSKQNQAISLSCRVLAKLLDYPSDETRALLPELLQALQQERALSPARLAEMQALVARLARPGQDGAFAVQALYVESFDRGRATSLHMFEHVHGDSRERGPALVDLAKTYEQAGMFFDASELPDYLPVVLEFASTQPPAVAREFLGEMAHILNAIHTALIKRENPYAAAIGAVLELAGEKPQAVQITPDEPMDEAWAEPPAFDGCSSKGQSRPGAPQPIHIVKKNPSQEGARI, from the coding sequence ATGTCAAGCAAACAGAATCAAGCGATCTCCCTGAGCTGCCGCGTGCTGGCCAAGCTGCTGGACTATCCCAGCGACGAGACCCGCGCGCTGCTGCCCGAGCTGTTGCAGGCCCTGCAGCAGGAGCGCGCGCTGAGCCCGGCGCGGCTGGCCGAGATGCAGGCCCTGGTGGCGCGTCTGGCGCGCCCCGGCCAGGACGGTGCCTTCGCGGTGCAGGCCCTGTATGTCGAGAGCTTCGACCGCGGCCGCGCCACCAGCCTGCACATGTTCGAGCATGTGCATGGCGACTCGCGCGAACGCGGCCCGGCCCTGGTGGACCTGGCCAAGACCTACGAGCAGGCCGGCATGTTCTTCGATGCCAGCGAGCTGCCCGACTATCTGCCGGTGGTGCTGGAGTTCGCCTCCACCCAGCCGCCGGCGGTGGCGCGCGAGTTCCTGGGCGAGATGGCGCATATCCTGAACGCCATCCACACGGCCCTGATCAAGCGCGAGAACCCCTACGCCGCCGCCATCGGCGCGGTGCTGGAGCTGGCCGGGGAGAAGCCGCAGGCGGTGCAGATCACGCCCGATGAGCCGATGGACGAGGCCTGGGCGGAGCCCCCGGCCTTCGATGGCTGCTCGTCCAAGGGCCAGAGCCGGCCCGGTGCGCCCCAGCCCATCCATATCGTCAAGAAGAACCCTAGCCAAGAAGGAGCCCGCATATGA
- a CDS encoding universal stress protein, with translation MYKHLLVPVDGSELSQHAVQAALALAKPLGAQVSGLVCESLPVLPAVGMHPSNYQLAADQHRAYTDAHAEKVLGEFEAAARAAGVAFKGLQLRSDDVDQAIVDAAREQGCDLIVMATHGRSRLGEWLFGSHTKAVLAKSRLPVLVIH, from the coding sequence ATGTACAAGCATCTTCTGGTCCCCGTCGACGGCAGCGAGCTGTCGCAGCATGCGGTGCAGGCCGCACTGGCCCTGGCCAAGCCGCTGGGCGCGCAAGTCAGCGGCCTGGTGTGCGAATCGCTGCCGGTGCTGCCGGCGGTGGGCATGCATCCCAGCAATTACCAGCTCGCGGCCGACCAGCACCGTGCCTACACCGATGCCCATGCGGAGAAGGTGCTGGGCGAGTTCGAGGCCGCGGCGCGCGCGGCCGGCGTGGCCTTCAAGGGCCTGCAGCTGCGCTCCGATGACGTCGATCAGGCCATCGTCGACGCCGCGCGCGAGCAGGGCTGCGACCTCATCGTGATGGCCACCCATGGCCGCAGCCGCCTGGGCGAATGGCTGTTCGGCTCGCACACCAAGGCGGTGCTGGCGAAGTCACGCCTGCCGGTGCTGGTGATCCACTAG
- the narH gene encoding nitrate reductase subunit beta: protein MKVRAQIGMVLNLDKCIGCHTCSVTCKNVWTNRPGMEYAWFNNVESKPGIGYPKEWENQDKWHGGWIRKANGEIEPRQGGKWKLLMRIFANPNLPQIDDYYEPFTFDYDHLQSAPKSKAPPTARPRSLITGKRMEKIEWGPNWEEILGGEFAKRSKDKNFDDVQKDIYGQFENTFMMYLPRLCEHCLNPACVASCPSGSIYKREEDGIVLIDQDKCRGWRMCVSGCPYKKIYYNWQSGKAEKCIFCYPRIEAGQPTVCSETCVGRIRYLGVLLYDADRIQEAASVKDDKDLYQAQLDIFLDPHDPRVIEQARKDGIPEAWLESARKSPVYKMAVDWKVALPLHPEYRTLPMVWYVPPLSPISSAANAGQIGVNGQIPDVKQLRIPVQYLANMLTAGDVKPVERALERMLAMRAYQRGKHVDGVEDKTVLDQVGLIKHEVEDMYQTMAIANYEDRFVIPTTHREYAENAYDLRGGCGFSFGNGCSEGETNVSLFGGQKKRTIPIKTTV, encoded by the coding sequence ATGAAAGTCAGAGCACAAATCGGCATGGTGCTGAACCTGGACAAGTGCATTGGTTGCCACACCTGTTCGGTCACCTGCAAGAACGTCTGGACGAACCGCCCGGGCATGGAATACGCCTGGTTCAACAACGTCGAGTCCAAGCCCGGCATCGGCTATCCCAAGGAATGGGAGAACCAGGACAAGTGGCATGGCGGCTGGATCCGCAAGGCCAATGGCGAGATCGAACCTCGCCAGGGCGGCAAGTGGAAGCTGCTGATGCGCATCTTCGCGAACCCGAACCTGCCGCAGATCGACGACTACTACGAACCCTTCACCTTCGACTACGACCATCTGCAGTCGGCGCCCAAGAGCAAGGCACCGCCGACGGCGCGGCCGCGCAGCCTGATCACCGGCAAGCGCATGGAGAAGATCGAGTGGGGCCCGAACTGGGAGGAAATCCTGGGCGGCGAATTTGCCAAGCGCTCGAAGGACAAGAACTTCGACGATGTCCAGAAGGACATCTACGGCCAGTTCGAGAACACCTTCATGATGTACCTGCCGCGCCTGTGCGAGCACTGCCTGAATCCGGCCTGCGTGGCGAGCTGCCCCTCGGGCTCGATCTACAAGCGCGAGGAAGACGGCATCGTGCTGATCGACCAGGACAAGTGCCGCGGCTGGCGCATGTGCGTGTCGGGCTGCCCCTACAAGAAGATCTACTACAACTGGCAGTCGGGCAAGGCCGAGAAGTGCATCTTCTGCTACCCGCGCATCGAAGCGGGCCAGCCGACCGTGTGCTCCGAGACCTGCGTGGGCCGCATCCGCTATCTGGGCGTGCTGCTGTACGACGCCGACCGCATCCAGGAAGCCGCCAGCGTCAAGGACGACAAGGACCTCTACCAGGCCCAGCTGGACATCTTCCTCGACCCGCATGACCCGCGCGTGATCGAGCAGGCGCGCAAGGACGGCATCCCCGAGGCCTGGCTGGAGTCCGCGCGCAAGAGCCCGGTCTACAAGATGGCGGTGGACTGGAAGGTCGCGCTGCCCCTGCACCCCGAGTACCGCACGCTGCCGATGGTCTGGTATGTGCCGCCGCTGTCGCCCATCAGCTCGGCCGCCAACGCCGGCCAGATCGGCGTGAACGGCCAGATCCCCGACGTCAAGCAGCTGCGCATCCCGGTGCAATACCTGGCGAACATGCTCACCGCCGGCGACGTGAAGCCGGTGGAGCGGGCGCTGGAGCGCATGCTGGCGATGCGCGCCTACCAGCGCGGCAAGCATGTGGACGGCGTGGAGGACAAGACCGTGCTGGACCAGGTGGGCCTGATCAAGCACGAGGTCGAGGACATGTACCAGACCATGGCGATCGCCAACTACGAGGACCGCTTCGTCATCCCGACCACGCACCGCGAGTACGCCGAAAACGCCTACGACCTGCGCGGTGGCTGCGGCTTCAGCTTCGGCAACGGCTGCTCGGAGGGCGAGACCAATGTGAGCCTGTTCGGCGGCCAGAAGAAGCGCACCATCCCGATCAAGACCACGGTCTGA
- a CDS encoding peptidylprolyl isomerase, whose protein sequence is MSGSTGCGGGSCGCGGGGGAKDALELKADPRAPLPMVNGVPLQGEGESPDLEQLRQRAYSELLRQAAQRQGLLAVGDLPSLDGVLSETASAAIEALLEREIRIPEPDEAACQRYFDAHASRFAQGERVQASHILFAVTPGVDVDALRKRAEGLLVGLRCGDAAAFAAAATEQSNCPSGADGGELGWLARGDCVPEFSAALFGQDEASAHVGVLPRLVSTRFGFHIVRVEAREPGVAQPFEAVAAAIAQTLRQQAYVTALRQYLNLLAGEAVLEGIELEAADSPLLQ, encoded by the coding sequence ATGTCTGGATCAACTGGATGTGGTGGCGGCTCCTGCGGCTGCGGTGGTGGTGGTGGCGCCAAGGACGCGCTGGAGCTGAAGGCCGACCCGCGCGCGCCGCTGCCCATGGTCAACGGCGTGCCGCTGCAGGGTGAGGGCGAGAGCCCCGACCTGGAGCAGCTGCGCCAGCGCGCCTATAGCGAGCTGCTGCGCCAGGCGGCGCAGCGCCAGGGCCTGCTGGCGGTGGGCGATCTGCCCAGCCTGGACGGTGTGCTGAGCGAAACCGCCTCGGCCGCCATCGAGGCCTTGCTGGAGCGCGAGATCCGCATTCCCGAGCCCGACGAGGCCGCCTGCCAGCGCTACTTCGATGCCCATGCCTCGCGCTTCGCCCAGGGCGAGCGCGTGCAGGCCAGCCACATCCTGTTTGCCGTCACCCCCGGCGTGGATGTGGACGCCCTGCGCAAGCGCGCCGAGGGCCTGCTGGTGGGCCTGCGCTGCGGCGATGCCGCGGCCTTCGCGGCGGCGGCCACCGAGCAGTCCAACTGCCCCAGCGGCGCCGACGGTGGCGAGCTGGGCTGGCTCGCGCGCGGCGACTGCGTGCCCGAGTTCAGCGCGGCCCTGTTCGGCCAGGACGAGGCCAGCGCCCATGTGGGCGTGCTGCCGCGCCTGGTCAGCACCCGCTTCGGCTTCCACATCGTGCGTGTGGAGGCCCGTGAGCCCGGCGTGGCCCAGCCCTTCGAGGCGGTGGCCGCGGCGATCGCGCAGACGCTCAGGCAGCAGGCCTATGTGACGGCCTTGCGCCAGTACCTGAATCTGCTGGCCGGCGAGGCGGTGTTGGAAGGCATAGAGTTGGAAGCTGCCGACTCACCGCTGTTGCAGTAA
- a CDS encoding carbonic anhydrase — MPDELLSRLRRFNTDYFPQYQAQFKDLVEQGQHPTTLFIGCSDSRLVPYMLTGAGPGELFLVRNVGAFVPPYDGSAGHHGTAAAIEYAVLALEVQHIVVCGHSHCGGIRALYGEVPNEATNLKAWLDLGREATLPVQLSDEALRRTEERSVVLQLERLMDYPMVRARVEQGRIALHGWHYVIEAGEVHVFDVNKGAFVPASSSEHSGTGPYRAAEPGALFNEIDDAWAPRR, encoded by the coding sequence ATGCCCGACGAACTGCTGTCCCGACTGCGTCGTTTCAACACCGACTATTTCCCGCAATACCAGGCCCAGTTCAAGGATCTGGTGGAGCAGGGGCAGCATCCCACCACGCTCTTCATTGGCTGCTCGGATTCGCGCCTGGTGCCCTATATGCTCACCGGCGCCGGGCCGGGCGAGCTGTTCCTGGTGCGCAATGTGGGCGCCTTCGTGCCGCCCTACGACGGCTCGGCCGGCCACCATGGCACGGCCGCGGCGATCGAGTACGCGGTGCTGGCGCTGGAGGTGCAGCATATCGTCGTGTGCGGCCACAGCCATTGCGGCGGCATCCGCGCGCTTTATGGCGAGGTGCCGAACGAGGCCACCAACCTGAAGGCCTGGCTGGATCTGGGCCGCGAGGCCACGCTGCCGGTGCAGCTCAGCGACGAGGCCTTGCGCCGCACCGAGGAGCGCTCGGTGGTGCTGCAGCTCGAGCGGCTGATGGACTACCCGATGGTGCGCGCCCGCGTCGAGCAGGGCCGCATCGCCCTGCATGGCTGGCACTATGTGATCGAGGCCGGCGAGGTGCATGTGTTCGACGTCAACAAGGGCGCCTTCGTGCCGGCGTCGAGCTCCGAGCACAGCGGCACCGGACCCTATCGCGCGGCCGAGCCGGGCGCGCTGTTCAACGAGATCGACGACGCCTGGGCGCCGCGGCGCTAA
- the narI gene encoding respiratory nitrate reductase subunit gamma, with the protein MSSLDFALFGIYPYICLAVFLIGSLLRFDRDQYSWKSDSSQLLRAGSLRWGSNLFHVGVLFLFFGHSVGMLTPHFLYEHFISAGNKQLMAMVSGGLAGLAGFAGVSILLHRRLSDERIRLNSKFSDIMLLVLLWIQLALGLATIPLSAQHLDGGMMMQLAGWAQRIVTFQGGAVELLAHASWVFKLHMFLGMSIFLVFPFTRLVHVWSGFGTLAYIARPYQMVRSRRISLPPGHTTPQRR; encoded by the coding sequence ATGAGCTCTCTAGACTTCGCCCTGTTCGGCATCTACCCCTATATCTGCCTGGCCGTGTTCCTGATCGGCAGCCTGCTGCGCTTCGACCGTGACCAGTACAGCTGGAAGAGCGACTCCTCGCAGCTGCTGCGCGCCGGCAGCCTGCGCTGGGGCAGCAATCTGTTCCACGTCGGCGTGCTGTTCCTGTTCTTCGGCCACAGCGTGGGCATGCTGACCCCGCACTTCCTGTACGAGCACTTCATCAGCGCCGGCAACAAGCAGCTGATGGCCATGGTGAGCGGCGGCCTGGCCGGCCTGGCCGGCTTCGCGGGCGTCAGCATCCTGCTGCACCGCCGCCTGTCCGACGAGCGCATCCGCCTCAACAGCAAGTTCAGCGACATCATGCTGCTGGTGCTGCTGTGGATTCAGCTCGCCCTGGGCCTGGCCACCATTCCGCTGTCGGCCCAGCATCTGGACGGCGGCATGATGATGCAGCTGGCCGGTTGGGCGCAGCGCATCGTCACCTTCCAGGGTGGCGCGGTGGAACTGCTGGCCCACGCCAGCTGGGTCTTCAAGCTGCATATGTTCCTGGGCATGAGCATCTTCCTGGTCTTCCCCTTCACCCGCCTGGTGCATGTGTGGAGCGGCTTCGGCACGCTGGCCTATATCGCGCGGCCCTACCAGATGGTGCGCAGCCGCCGTATTTCGCTGCCGCCCGGCCACACCACGCCGCAACGGCGCTGA
- a CDS encoding MFS transporter, translated as MNTTTQTGATASGGSAADIQDWRPEDDAFWAKTGSKIAYRNLWISIPALLCGFAVWGMWGIITVQMLNLGFPFSQAELFTLTAIAGISGATMRIPASFLIRMAGGRNTIFLTTAMLLAPAIGTGVALQHPEWPLWVFQLMALWSGVGGGNFASSMSNISTFFPKRLQGTALGLNAGLGNFGVTTMQVVIPLVMTMSLFGAFGGEAKALIKDSGWILGKIKAGTPTYIQNAGFAWVLSLVPLSILCWFGMNNLKTVTPAAGSPITAFFKIIYLYSLAFVPSIAMLYLYLPAPTGLGLLNMWVAIPLDIVAALLVMKLAAFGTMKENVAKQFEIFKNKHTWAMTALYVVTFGSFIGFSMALPLAITVIFGFQHVPDAAGVLQHTLKNPNAPSALTYAWIGPFVGAAVRPVGGWISDKVGGSIVTQIISAIMVVASAAVGYVMLQAYQSATPEQYFGTFMGLFILLFAASGIGNGSTFRSVGFIFDRQQAGPVLGWTSAVAAYGAFIAPVLIGQQIKAGTPQYAFYGFAVFYAVCLVLNWWFYLRANAYVKNP; from the coding sequence ATGAATACCACCACGCAGACCGGCGCCACCGCTTCCGGCGGCAGCGCGGCTGACATCCAGGATTGGCGTCCCGAAGACGATGCCTTCTGGGCCAAGACCGGCAGCAAGATCGCCTACCGCAACCTCTGGATCTCGATCCCCGCGCTCTTGTGCGGCTTCGCGGTCTGGGGCATGTGGGGCATCATCACCGTGCAGATGCTGAACCTGGGCTTCCCCTTCAGCCAGGCCGAGCTGTTCACGCTCACCGCCATTGCCGGCATCTCGGGCGCCACCATGCGCATCCCGGCCAGCTTCCTGATCCGCATGGCGGGTGGCCGCAACACCATCTTCCTCACCACCGCGATGCTGCTGGCTCCCGCCATCGGCACCGGCGTGGCCCTGCAGCATCCTGAGTGGCCGCTGTGGGTGTTCCAGCTGATGGCGCTGTGGTCGGGCGTGGGCGGCGGCAACTTCGCCTCGTCGATGTCCAACATCAGCACCTTCTTCCCGAAGCGCCTGCAGGGCACGGCCCTGGGCCTGAATGCCGGCCTGGGCAACTTCGGCGTCACCACCATGCAGGTGGTGATCCCACTGGTGATGACGATGAGCCTGTTCGGCGCCTTCGGCGGCGAGGCCAAGGCCCTCATCAAGGACAGCGGCTGGATCCTCGGCAAGATCAAGGCGGGCACGCCCACCTATATCCAGAACGCCGGTTTCGCCTGGGTGCTCTCGCTGGTGCCGCTGTCCATCCTGTGCTGGTTCGGCATGAACAACCTGAAGACGGTGACGCCGGCGGCCGGCTCGCCCATCACCGCCTTCTTCAAGATCATCTATCTGTACTCGCTGGCCTTCGTCCCCTCGATCGCCATGCTCTACCTCTACCTGCCGGCACCGACCGGGCTGGGCCTGCTGAACATGTGGGTGGCGATCCCGCTGGACATCGTCGCCGCGCTGCTGGTGATGAAGCTGGCCGCCTTCGGCACCATGAAGGAGAACGTCGCCAAGCAGTTCGAGATCTTCAAGAACAAGCACACCTGGGCCATGACGGCGCTCTACGTCGTCACCTTCGGCAGCTTCATCGGCTTCTCGATGGCCCTGCCGCTGGCGATCACCGTGATCTTCGGCTTCCAGCATGTGCCCGATGCCGCCGGCGTGCTGCAGCACACCCTGAAGAACCCCAACGCCCCGTCAGCGCTGACCTATGCCTGGATCGGCCCCTTCGTCGGTGCCGCGGTGCGCCCGGTGGGTGGCTGGATCTCCGACAAGGTGGGCGGCTCCATCGTCACCCAGATCATCTCGGCCATCATGGTGGTGGCCTCGGCGGCGGTGGGCTATGTGATGCTGCAGGCCTACCAGTCGGCCACGCCCGAGCAGTACTTCGGCACCTTCATGGGCCTGTTCATCCTGCTGTTCGCCGCCAGCGGCATCGGCAACGGCTCGACCTTCCGCAGCGTCGGCTTCATCTTCGACCGCCAGCAGGCCGGCCCGGTGCTGGGCTGGACCTCGGCGGTGGCCGCCTACGGCGCCTTCATCGCCCCGGTGCTGATCGGCCAGCAGATCAAGGCCGGCACGCCGCAATACGCCTTCTACGGCTTTGCCGTCTTCTACGCCGTGTGCCTGGTGCTGAACTGGTGGTTCTACCTGCGCGCCAACGCCTACGTCAAGAATCCTTGA